The sequence ACGGTATATGGGCCAGGTACGGCACTGGCACCTGGGCATTACTCAGCTCCGCCACCCCCGAATCTATGGCCTCAGGCGACATTGACGGTAACGGCAAGGACGATATAGTGATCGACTTCGGGCCTGAGTACGGCATATGGATACTAGGCGATAGCGGCCTATGGACCAGGGTGAGCGATGTGGACCCCGGGTCTATCGTAACGGGAGACCTGGACGGCGATAACCTCGGCGATATAGTCATCGACTTCGGATCGGAGTACGGTATATGGGCGAAGCATCAGGACGGCACATGGGAGGAGATACATGGGTTGAGCGCGAAATGAGGGAAGGGCGAATAAAATGTGTATAAAAAAATATTGTTATATGACCATAATATTAATGAGCGTCGTGTCAGCCCCTTGCACAGCCGACTTCTCTTATGCAAATACTCCTCCTATCGCGGAGACAATCCAAATAGAGGTGTCTCAGAACCAGCCAAAAGACATAGTGCTTCAGGGAAGCGACCCTGATGGCGATCCTATAGTATATACGATAGTGTCATACCCCGCCTATGGCGCGCTCACCGGCGCACTGCCTGATCTCACATATACGCCTTCTGCCGAATATTATGGCGCTGATTCATTCACCTTTAAAGTAAATGACGGTGCAGCCGATTCAGAGATAGCGACGATATTCATTATCGTGACACCTGACGTTACTTTGGATGTGTACGCCGAAGAGGAGATACGCGATATCTATCCGACCGTCATCGGAGGCAACGAAGTGTACCATTACTCAAGCATATTGTGGCTCATGTATGATTATTCTAAGGATAGCAACCTTTCAAAGATGTGCTGGCGCGTGCATCTCTCCGACAATGGGTGGGGCATAAAATGGGATACCAATCTTATCGACCAGCGCTCGGTGATATCCACATATAATCTCGAAGGCCTTAACGGCTCCTCTCAGGTTTTCGTCCCACCTGACGGGTTTTATACAACTTACGATAATGTCGATCATAACCAGGGTAATAAATTTGTGGTGGATTACTGGGAAGCTACGGATATGGACCATTCGGGAGTGGTGATAAAAGGCACTCAGGCCGCCAACGCATACCAGAGGGTCATATTCGCCCAGAAACCTGCGATACCGCTATATGTGCGTCTCGATGTGAAGATAGACAGCGCGCGCACATTTCGCTCGATCAATTCCGGATGGGTATTGTTGAATAATGATAATAACTTTGAGGTCCGTTTTACCAATGACAGGCGGCTTGATATACGCTGCCGCGATACCCTGAATAAAATAAAACAGCTGGCCCTCTCGCCTGTCCTTGAGCTTGACCGTTATTATTCCATCGAGGTATATTACGGCAATAACGAATGCGCCTATTGGCTGGACGGTTCAGAAATAGACAGGGCATCGCTCACCACAAGAGCGAATATACAGGAAGTTGACTTCGGCTCGGTGAGATCTGATATAGCCGGGGCGGAGGGGCAGATACACGTAGATGCATTACGGGTAGATGACAGTTACATAGGTAATAATGTCAAAAGGCCATGGCAATATCCATATAAAGCGGTATACACTTTCGATAACAACCTCCGCACCATAGACGATCTGGCAAAGATGTCCGAACGGCTCGGGGTGACGCTCCTGTGGGGAATACCCGCACCTAATAAAACAAGACCGGGATATGTGGAAAACACCGACGCCACCGGCTGGGATTGGCAGACAATGCAATATTACGTGGATATGGTCGAATACCTCGATGGGGTGGCGGATCCGGACTATGCAGAAAAGGTGAAGACGCTCGACTGGACACATAGCACGCCGGATGACAACTGGGCCAACTTGCGCGCCGCGCGCGGCAGGGTAGAACCCTACAACCAGATATACTTTGAATTCGGCAATGAACCTTATTATGCCGGCGGCTGGAGGTGGACGGACGCCGCGACGGGCCAATATGTAACGGATCTGGATGGCTATGGGAATGAGTTTGTCGCCTTCGCGACAAAAGTGCATGCCATTAACGGCAATATAAAATTAGGGATCCACACCATGTCGGGCGGCAGCAACAATGACTGGTTCGATAAACTGCTGCCGATAGCCCATGACCATATAGGGTTCATCAGCATATTCCATTATTATTTGTTTTATCACGACTCGGTACAGGGGCTTGTCCCCCCTATCGAGCACTGGCTGGGCATCCCGGTAGGCGAGAATAACACCTGGCGCTACTATCTCGGAAACAACAGAAGAGAATGGGTACAGGCGCCTTTTGGAAAAAGCAATCCTGTAGAGGGGGCGGACCACAGCATATACCTGCCTTATTACGCCCGCTTTAAAATAGACCAACATCTTTCAGACCGCCCTGACCATGCCTCGATCCCGCTCGCCATAACGGAATACGGCTATTTTGGCAATGCGGGGTACGGTGAGGAAAACTGGATAGGCACCGCCATACACCGCGCAAGCTGGATAGAAAATAATATAAAATCGGGTGTTGCAATAGGGAATTCCTGGAGCAGTCTGGCAAGCCAGCGGTTTGGCCATGGGATCATCTCGCTCCATAACAACCCCGAAGGAGGGATAGAAATAACGCCTTCTTATTATCTTTTCAGGATGATGGCAGATCACCTGGGAACCAGATTACTAAAGTCCGATATGTTGAGCACCATAACACCGTACTGGTGGCAGAGGGACCCCGCAAAAGACCAGCCGGGACAGGGCTTTGATATCCCTTACGTTACTTCCTGGGCGTCTATAGATGCGGAAAAAAAGAAGATATACATTACCTTTATCAATAGGAGCCAGGTCTACCCCGCTAATATATCGGTCAAATTACACGGAATTGTGCCGTCTGACACAGTAAAAGTTTTTATGCTGAATGGGAACAGCATCGGCGATGATAATGAGATTACGAACGAGGGCAGCAGATACACATGGTGGCTGCCTGCCTCAGACAGTAATGACAATCCAAATAACATAGTAACGAAAGAGTATTCCGCTTCAATCACCGGCAATTCATTCAGTTATACTATCCCTAAATTATCTGTCACTATCTTTGAAATTACAAAATCCGGCGTTGAAACAAACAATGGCCCTATATTTACATTGCGTGCCGACGGAGATGGTATAAGGGACACCGTCATCAACTTCGGTCCCTCATACGGGGTATGGGCAAGGTATGGCAACGGCTCATGGGAACGCCTGCATGAGCTCTCCCCCGATTCAATGGCCTCGGGGGATATTGACGGTGACACCATAGACGATATAGCCATGGACTTCGGCCCCTCTTACGGGATATGGGTGAGGTACGGCAACGGCTCATGGGGTCAGCTGCATAACTTGAGCTGCGAACATATGGCTATATGCGACCTCGATGGGGATAACCTCGGGGAGACAGCGATCGACTTCGGGCCGGATTACGGCATATGGGCCAGGCACTATGACGGGACATGGGACCTGGTGAGCGATGTAAGCCCGGAATCTATTGCCACGGGAGACATTGACGGTAACGGCAAGGATGATATGGTGATCGACTTCGGCGCCTCTTACGGCATATGGGCCAGGCACGATGACGGCACATGGGACCTGGTGAGCGATGTAAGCCCCGACTTGATGGCCGCCGGGGACCTTGACGGAGACGGCAAAGACGACCTGGTCATCGACTTCGGCACACAACACGGTATATGGGTCAGATACGGCAACGGCAACTGGGAGAAGATACACGATCTGAGCACGTAGGACCCGGCCACAGGACGGTATCTATGCGGGATTCCTGATATCGTATTCGTCCTGTATCTCACCCACTATCTCTTCCAGCACATCTTCCAGCGTTATGAGACCCGCGACCTTCCCTTGAGGATCGGTCACGAGAGCTATGTGGGTGTGCCCTTTCTGAAATTCCTTCAGCAGCTCCGTCACCTTCTTTGTGTCCGGCACAAAGGTAACGGGATATACGATATCCTGCAGGACGACCAGCTCTTTATTCGCGGAAAGGCTTAAGAGATCTTTCATATTTATAATGCCTATGATATTCTCGGGCTTATCTCTGTATACGGGTATGCGCGAGTAACCCGATTCCAACACATCATCAACGATGTCGTCGAACTTGGAATTTACGTCAATAGAGACCATCTCTTTCTTCGGCGTCATCACGCTGCGTACAACGGTCTCGCCGAAGTCGAATACCTTGGAAAGCATCCTGTATTTGTCCCTGTGAGGCGCATTATCTTCCTCCCCCAGCTTGATCAGCGCCCTTATATCCTCATCCGTAACCAGCGCCTGTTTTCCCGCCGCAGGACCGCTCATCAAATTTACTATCGCGTTCGTTATGACAGCGAGGACCTTCACCATGGGTGATAATATAAGTATGAAGACCTTTATGGGCCTGACCAGTAAAAGCGAAAGTTTTTCGGAATGTCTGGCCGCGAGCGTCTTTGCGGCCACTTCCGCTACTATGATAAGGAACGTGGCTACTATGGTAGCGAGGACCACCCCGTTCTTTTCGTCCGACACAACGGCGATCATCAATACCGTAATTATAGAGGCGAGCAGAGTATCGACGATATTGTTCGCTACAAGGATAGTCCCAAAAAATCTTTCGGGTGTCTCCAGTATCTTCAGTATGGTCTTGGCTGCCTTTGAGCCCGTAGAAGCAAGCCGGCGCAGCCTGAGACGGCTCACCGCTATGATGGAGGTCTCCGAGGCGGCCGTCAATGCCGCCAGCATAAGCAATATAATGATCGTGACAAGCCAGAATATCGTTTTCATATATTAGGGGTTGATTATCCCTCCCGACACTATGAGTTTGATCCCTTCCTCGACAGATATGTCCAGGAACTTCACGTCTTCCCTGGGCACAAATATCAGAAAGCCTGTGAACGGGCTTGGGCTAGTCGCGATGAAGACACTTACCAGGTCCTTCCCGGTCTTTTCTTTGGCATTCCTGAAGCCGTCATTGGTCACAAAGGCGACGGACCATATCCCTTTTGACGGGTATTCCACCAGGACGACCTTCTTGAAGGCCGGTTTATCTTTCGAAATGAAAGAGTTAACTATCTGCTTGGTCGCCGGGTAGACCTGGCGGATGAGAGGAAGCCGCATCAATCTCCCCTCGATCGCCCGGAATATCTTCTTACCAAAGAAATTTGTCGCGATAAACCCTATGACCAGGACCGTCAATATGCCCAGTATGAAACCGAGGCCCGGGACGACGAAACCGAGATACTTCTTAAGGTAGAAATTTATCACCTTGCCCCATATGCCGTCTATGAACCTGAATATTATGAAAAGGAAGTAGAAGGTGAAGAAGACCGGGAGCGTTATCAATACACCTGTGACAAAATATCGCCTTACTTTAGACATATATCTCCTTTAATGATATGACGGCCCTTACCTTTTCGGTAAAAAAGCGGTGACGGCTAAAGCGATAGTCAATCCTGCCACGATCATACAAGTGGCCCAGGAGACGACATTGAAAAATACGGAATTCCTGTATTCCCCCATGAGATGTTTGTCATTTATCAGGATGATCATAAATACCAGGACAAAAGGCAGAAAAACGGAGTTGGCTGCCTGCGAAACGAGCATCACCATCACCAGGTTCACTCCCGGCATCATTATGACCCCGGCGCCTATTATTATAAGCGCCGTAAATAAGAAATAGAATTGCGGCGCCTCTTTCAACCGTTTATCGACGCCCGTTTCCCAGCCGAGCCCCTCGCAGACGGAGTAGGCGGTAGCGAGCGGCAGGATCATGGCGGAGAAGAGGGACGCGTTCAGAAGCCCGAAAGCAAAGAGAGAGGCGCAATGGTCGCCGGCCAGCGGCCGGAGCGCAAGGGCCGCGTCTTTCGCGTTCTCTATCCTTATGCCGCTCTTGAAGAGCGTCGCGGCGCAGGAGATGATTATGAATACCGCGACTATGCTGACGACTATCCCTCCTATTATGACGTCCAGGCGCGCGTACTTATAATCCTTTACCGGTATTCCCTTCTCCACAACGGCCGACTGCTGGTAGAACTGCATCCATGGCGCTATCGTGGTCCCTATGACCCCCATGAGCATGAATATGTAATCCTGGCGCCAGCTGAACATAGGATGGGACGCCTCCTTAAGGACCGCTCCCCAGTCAGGATGGCCCATAAAGCCCGTGATGATGTACGAAAAATAGAAGACGCATGCCGCCAGGAATATCTTCTCTACTGACTTATATGTGCCCTTGACCACTATCCACCATACCAGCACCGCCGCTATCGGCAATGACACGTAACGGGGTATGCCGAATATCTCGCAACTGGCCGCTATGCCGGAGAATTCGGATACGGTATTGGTCAGGTTCGAGATTATGAATGCCAGCATCGCGTAAAAGGTCACTTTCACTCCGAACTTTTCGCGTATCAGGTCCGCCAGCCCCTTGCCTGTCACCACACCCATCCTGGAGCACATCTCCTGAATAACGATGAGGGCAACGGCCATCGGCAAGAACACCCATAACATCGAATACCCGAAATGGGCCCCGGCCACGGAATACGTCGTGATGCCGCCGGCGTCGTTATCGACATTTGCCGTTATGATGCCGGGCCCCATGATGCTCAGAAATATAAGAAAACTCTTCCAGGGAGCCGGTTTCCGGATCCCTTCCTGATCGTTCATATCCCCTTCGCCGCCCTCGGCCTCTTTCTCCAGGCGATCGATATGACCTGGCTCAGTATATCATCCATGGTGATTATGCCGTGCAATACCCCTTTCTCATCCACGACGGGGATCGCGGAGACCTTATACTTGTCCATCAGGTAAGCCACCTCTTTTACGCTGTCTTTCAGATGGACGTATATCGTCTTCTGGAAGACCGTCTTTATGACAATATCTTTGGGCTCGGCAAAAAGAAGCCGTCTTACCGTGGTCGCCCCCTTAAGGTGGTTCTTTTCGTCGACTACATAGATATACGGCACGGTATCGAACTCCCGCGTCTCGTTCTTTATATATGTTATCGCGGATTCTACGGACGTACTTTCGGACATCGATACGAAATCTGTCGTCATCAGCCCTCCTGCCGAATCGCTCGAATACCCAAGGAGGGTCGACAATTTCTTCGCTTTCGCCGACTCCATAAGCGTGAGTATATTCTCGACCATATTGCGGGGCAGGTTCTCAAGGAGATCAGTAGCCTCATCCGGAGACATGTTGGTTATGATCTGTGCCGCCTCTTTCTTATCCAGCTCTTTCAATATCATGTTCTGCTCTTCGAACTCTATATTTTCGAAGATCCTGGCCTTCGTTATAGCATCCAGGGCCTTGAAAAAGACCATCCGTCTGGCAGAATTGAGGTCGAACATTATCTCGCTCAGGTCAGCCGCCGGTATCGACAGGAGCTGTTTCTGCGAAACCGCCAGCTTCATTGTCATACTCGCGGGGTTTACGGACACCGGCTGGATATATTTCCACGAAACGAGCTCCTCGTTCTTAAGATACGCCTCTTTCTTAAAAATATTTTTTACCAGGAGATCGACGCACCTTTCCCAGCCCATCCGCCGCACCAGGCCCCTCAAACCTATATTTACGTGGGCCAGCATGAGGTCCCGGTCGACCCTGAGGAGGTGTACGTCGTTCACGCGTATGACCTTGTGATTGTACGTATCGACCACCTGCTGGTCGAGGACATCCCTGCGCAGGAGGAACTCATACTCTCCCGGTTCCGGAGAGAAGACGATCTCTTCCTTCCTGGCATCTAACCTTAAGTCGTCCTCTATATCGGCCACCCTCGACCACGGTACGCTCGCGTAGGAAGACCTCAAAGAGCCCCTCTTCACTATGATCTCGTCCAGCCGAGGGTATATCTCGCCCGACCTGACGGAGACGTCCCAAAACCGGCCGAGATGCGTCCCGTCGCCGCACAGGACATCCTTACCCAGGATACCGGAGAAATTAATGAACATCGCCTGTGCCTTGGCCCTTATGGACTCTATACCGTTTACAGATAGATGTGCCATGGTCCTCTTGCTTATACCCTTTTCCTGAATACGAATGCCGTCAAAAGGACGAGCGAGAACAATATGAAGGAGAGCGCGGACCTCTTTTTATTCAGATGTTCTTTTATTATCTCCCCTTTTTCGATGACCTTGACGGCCTTGGCGTGGATATCCATCTCACCGTTATGGGCAGGGCAGGCGCGGTTGAATACGCCATCCACCTCCAGGATGTCTCCCTTGCGTTTATAGCCGCCGATAAATCTGACCGGCTCGATATCGGCCGTCCTGGCCCATACCCCTACGGCATTGCGCCCGTCGTTCAGGTTCACCCACGAATATTCCCCGCGGTTCAGGATCGCAGTCACGACTTCGCCCTTGTATTGGACCGGTTTACCGTCAAGTTCTTTCGCCTTCTCTATCAGATCGCTGCTCGTGACCGTCCCGGCGTAGCAATCCGTAAACTGTAAGCTACAGGATATAAGCGCAAGAACAAATACCCTATACCCTATACCCGATGCCCTATACCCTTTATTCATTTCTTCCCCTTAAATATAGCCAATATCATCCCGCCGAGCACAAATATAGATATGAACTCGAGACGTCCCGCCCACATCTGGGCCATATAAACGATCTTCAGGGCCGCCGGCATAGAAGGTGATGTTATACCGCAGGAGAGACCCACATTTGCGGCCGCGGATACCGATTCAAATGATGCCTCGCTCAAGGGATAGCCGCATATCATACCGGCTATGGTGCCGAATAGATATAAGTTTATGTACGAAAGTAAAATTATGGCAGACGCCCTGACATGCTTATCGTCCAGGATGAGGTCCTTTATGTGGTGTATCTTCTGTATGAGTACCGCGCTATCAGGTATCATCAGCTTCTTTATGTCCTGCCTCAGCGCCTTGTACATTATGCCTATCCTCAGCACCTTTATGGCGCCGGTCGTGGAGCATACGCTCCCACCTATGGCCATAGCGATCGTTATACCCAGCATGGCGAACTGGCCCCATTCGTTCACGAACTGCCGCGCGTATATGGTGGAATACCCTGTCCCGGTATGGGCCGATGCGAGATGGTAGAACGTCTTTTTAAAGAACGGCATGGCGCCGGCATAGACCGCCCCCTCCGAAAGAGCGGCGGCGGTGATAGAGAGCGTCACCACCACGCTTATGAAGAGCGTCACGATCTCTATATTCTTATAAAGCTCTCTCCTGTTGCCGGTCCAGACCGCGTAGTGGAGCGCAAAATTAACGGAGCCGAGAAGCATTAGAGATACGGTTATCACCTCGAACGGGAAGTTATGATAGAAGAGGATGCTTTGTGACTGGGGCGTGAAACCTCCGGTATCGAATGCCGCTATGAATACGCATACGGAATCGAAGACGGCCTTCGACGGCTTGAGGCCTCCCATTATACCCGAGACAGATAATGCGGCGCTCCCAAGCAGAAGATATACAAGGCTCACCAGCCATATGAAACGTGCCGTCTCTATTACGTTCGGCAATATCCTCTCATCACGCGCCTCGCCCACATAGACCCTGAAGGCCCCCGCGGTCCCTTTAAATAGGAATGTAAGCGCTATCACGACTATGCCCTGGCCGCCGATGAACATGGTGAGGTGGCGCCAGAGATTGTGAGAGTATGCCATATGGTCGAGGTCGACGACAAGCGACAATCCCGTAGTCGCGTAACCGCTCATCGCTTCGAAGCAGGCATCCAGATAAGACAGGAAGTGCCCGCTGAGGTATAGGGGTATCGCGGATACGAACATCGCCAGGAGCCACGAAAGCGATGCTACCACCATGGCATGCATCGCGGAGAGGTCCTTCTTCGTGTAGCATACGATGACCGCTATGAGGCCGGCCAGGATAGAGACCGATATGCCGAGCAAAAAATCTACCGCCGGTTCGAACTCGGAATATGCGAGAGCCAGGGCAAAAGGTATCAGCATCAGGATACCTATGCCGATGACGATCTTCCCGAGGTAATACCCTATTATCTTGTAGTCCTCTAATGCCGGCCGTAAGATCATCTGAGGAGACCCCACCATACCAGGCACACCAGGAACCCGGCGAAGATAAAAAAGCACACCAGGGATATCTCCAGCGATATACCTAGGACGGCATTCAGCATATTCTTAAAAAATATGCCTGCCTTGAAACGTTCCATCGTCAACCTTTCACCTTGCCTACCAGGGAATCGAGGAGCTGCTGCTCATTTTCTATAGTCGTGAGGGCTATTATATCGTCGCCCTTCCTCAGGACCGTCTCGCCCTTGGGCACGATTATGCTCTCACCCCTCACGACGGAGACGAGGACGGAATTTTCGGGTACCCGCACGTCTTTCACGCACTTGTCTATCACGGGCGAGTCGCTCGTCAGGTCGACCCTTACAAGCGCCAGCTTACCCCTCTTGAACGTCATCAGGTTTATGAAATCCTCGAATGACGCTTCCTCCTCTATTATCTTAGCTATTATGGTCGTGGAATTGACCGGGACGTCTACCCCGAGCTCATTAAATATGCGCTCATTCTTCGGGTTATTCACCCTCGCGACGGTGCGCCGCACCCCGAAGACCTCCTTGGCGAGCTGGCAGATTATCAGGTTATCCTCGTCTTCAGCCGTCACCGCGGCGACGACATCGGCCCTGCCCACCTCGGCATCCTCCAGATACCGCGGTTCGCAGCCGTCGCCATGGATCACCAGCGCGTCCAGGTTCTGCGACATACCCTCGCACTGCACCTTATCCTTCTCTATCACCGCTACCGCGTGTTTATCCTGAATGAGTTTTTGAGCCAGGTTAAATCCTACCCTCCCTCCGCCTACTATGACTATATACATGGCACGATCTCCTTCGGGGGTTTATCCTATAATTTGAACGTATTTTTGACCTTGCCGAGGCTCGTCGTCCTGACCACGCCCATCACCTTGTCATTCAGCTCCAGCCTCGTCTCCAGCTGGGGGATGATGACCTTCTTCTTGCGCTCGATCGTAACGACCATAAATTCATCGGGCATATTGAGCTCCTTCACCTGTCTGCCCTTCAGATGTTCGTCTATAGGGACCTCGATGACACCGAGCTCGCCGGTCTCTACGAGATAGCTTGTGAAACGGTTCTCTATGATCTTATCCCTTATCATGGCCGCGACGAGGACCGTCCCGCTTATGGTATCGAGCCCCAGCTTGCGGTATATGTTCGCCCTCTTGGGGTCATAGACACGCGCTATGACCCTCGGCACCTTGAATATCTTCTTCGCTATCTGGCTCGCCATCAGGTTCGTGTTGTCACCGCTCGTCACGGATACGAAGGCATCCTGTTTATCTACCTTAAGTTCCTTGAGGAGCTTCTCGTCAAACCCGTTCCCGACAGCCGCTATACCGTTGAAGGTCGCGCCGAGCCGCTTGAACGAATCCTGGCTTTTGTCTATTATGGTGACGTTATGCCCTTCCTGCGACAGCAGAAGCGCGAGCTGTGACCCCACCCTGCCGCAACCTACGATCATTATGTTCATGACAACCCTCCGGGACTGAAAGTTTCGCTAAAAGTATACTACCCTCTGGCGCTCAGGAAGTAGGTGATGGTGTCTACGAGGCCTTTTCTCATCATCATGACGGCTATGGCCGCCAGGAGAAGGCTCGCTATCTTGGAGAAGGCCTTCGACCCGGCCTTACCGAGAAAATCTGATATAGCCGTAGCGTACGAAAAAGTGATCCATACCAGCACGAGGTTCACTACGAAGGACGATACTGTAAGGAAGATACCGTGAGTATCGAGGAGTATTATGATGGTCGTGAGGACCGCCGGACCCGTTATGAGGGGCGTCCCTATGGGGACAGCGCCCATGGTGGCGGTAGGGAGCTTTTGCGTCTTTTCGTGCTGCAGGATATCCCTCAACGATATCACGAGGAGCACAAGCCCCCCGGCGATCTTGAAATCGGATACGAGGACACCGAGTATCCTGAATATCCATTTCCCCAGGAAGAGGAACGTTACCCCCACGAGAAAAGCGGTGATTATGGACTGGGTCACTATTTTGCTCTTCTCGCGTTTCGTCAGGTGTTCGGTGAAACCGATAAAGAGCGGAAGCACCCCTATCGCGTCCATAGCTACAAATATAGGGATAAAGGCGAGCAGAAAATCTTTCATATAATTGATATAATTATATCATATAACCATATGAATTACAAAAAAAACGGACGCTTCGCCGATTCACGCATAAAAAAAGGCAAGGTCTGTATACAAACCTTGCCTTAAGAATATAAAGACCGAATCTCCCGGGATCCGATCATTATTCTTGAAACTTTAAATAAACCTTTTAGGGACGATTACCTGCAGAGCTTTCCCTTTATGATCCTCTCTGCCTCTAACCAGTCGTCCTGAGAATGACCGGCCTTGCGGCCTCTCTTTTCATAGAGCTCGTATGCCTTCTTCTCTATGAGCTTACTCAAATCTTCCTTCGTCATCGTAGGGTTGGAAGATTTCCCGAGTTTAAAGGATGTCCTTGCCATAACAACAACCTCCTTTCATATTATATCCATTATATCAATTTCTCTTTATTATGCAATAGAAATCTTCAAAAAATCCGGGACAGGTTTTTTCAGGAACTTATATACGTTCCTGAGGTGCGTCCTGTAAAGGACATCGAACGGGTTCAGTTTCCCGGCGTGCGCCTTGCCGCCGTACCACCAGTTCCAGTCGCTCCCCTCGGCGATGTAGAATTCCCTCCACGCCTTCTGTATATCCTCGCCGTACGCCTTTCTGTCTTTCTGGGACGCCTTGGTAAAGCGCATCAGATCTCTCCTCACCCTGTCGAGGTATTCCCACGAAACGTTATCCTGTTCTTCGCCTATCCATATCTCAAAATTGTGGTTTATCCAGGATGCCGGGAATATATTCGTCAACGTCTTCCTGGCCGGCTCGACGGCCAGATAATCGCTTATCGTGGTCGATTCGAACGGCTCATCCGCATCGTCCAGACGGGCGTACAGCGTCTCGAAGAAACGCCTGCCGTTGTCTTCGTAATACTCCCAGGCATTTTCACCGTCCATGGCGATGGTGACTATCCCGCTATCGGTATCGCGCCTCAGGTTATCGGATATGCGCCTGAAGTGGCCGGTCAGGTCCTCGGCCGCCTGCGCGGGGTCCCAGGAGTTGTAGCTGAAACTTATCATATCGGAAAGGTTCTTGTCGCGGAAGACGAGCGTCATATGCCTTGAGTCCCTCTTCATCCTGTACGGCTGA comes from Candidatus Omnitrophota bacterium and encodes:
- a CDS encoding Ig-like domain-containing protein encodes the protein MSVVSAPCTADFSYANTPPIAETIQIEVSQNQPKDIVLQGSDPDGDPIVYTIVSYPAYGALTGALPDLTYTPSAEYYGADSFTFKVNDGAADSEIATIFIIVTPDVTLDVYAEEEIRDIYPTVIGGNEVYHYSSILWLMYDYSKDSNLSKMCWRVHLSDNGWGIKWDTNLIDQRSVISTYNLEGLNGSSQVFVPPDGFYTTYDNVDHNQGNKFVVDYWEATDMDHSGVVIKGTQAANAYQRVIFAQKPAIPLYVRLDVKIDSARTFRSINSGWVLLNNDNNFEVRFTNDRRLDIRCRDTLNKIKQLALSPVLELDRYYSIEVYYGNNECAYWLDGSEIDRASLTTRANIQEVDFGSVRSDIAGAEGQIHVDALRVDDSYIGNNVKRPWQYPYKAVYTFDNNLRTIDDLAKMSERLGVTLLWGIPAPNKTRPGYVENTDATGWDWQTMQYYVDMVEYLDGVADPDYAEKVKTLDWTHSTPDDNWANLRAARGRVEPYNQIYFEFGNEPYYAGGWRWTDAATGQYVTDLDGYGNEFVAFATKVHAINGNIKLGIHTMSGGSNNDWFDKLLPIAHDHIGFISIFHYYLFYHDSVQGLVPPIEHWLGIPVGENNTWRYYLGNNRREWVQAPFGKSNPVEGADHSIYLPYYARFKIDQHLSDRPDHASIPLAITEYGYFGNAGYGEENWIGTAIHRASWIENNIKSGVAIGNSWSSLASQRFGHGIISLHNNPEGGIEITPSYYLFRMMADHLGTRLLKSDMLSTITPYWWQRDPAKDQPGQGFDIPYVTSWASIDAEKKKIYITFINRSQVYPANISVKLHGIVPSDTVKVFMLNGNSIGDDNEITNEGSRYTWWLPASDSNDNPNNIVTKEYSASITGNSFSYTIPKLSVTIFEITKSGVETNNGPIFTLRADGDGIRDTVINFGPSYGVWARYGNGSWERLHELSPDSMASGDIDGDTIDDIAMDFGPSYGIWVRYGNGSWGQLHNLSCEHMAICDLDGDNLGETAIDFGPDYGIWARHYDGTWDLVSDVSPESIATGDIDGNGKDDMVIDFGASYGIWARHDDGTWDLVSDVSPDLMAAGDLDGDGKDDLVIDFGTQHGIWVRYGNGNWEKIHDLST
- a CDS encoding hemolysin family protein — protein: MKTIFWLVTIIILLMLAALTAASETSIIAVSRLRLRRLASTGSKAAKTILKILETPERFFGTILVANNIVDTLLASIITVLMIAVVSDEKNGVVLATIVATFLIIVAEVAAKTLAARHSEKLSLLLVRPIKVFILILSPMVKVLAVITNAIVNLMSGPAAGKQALVTDEDIRALIKLGEEDNAPHRDKYRMLSKVFDFGETVVRSVMTPKKEMVSIDVNSKFDDIVDDVLESGYSRIPVYRDKPENIIGIINMKDLLSLSANKELVVLQDIVYPVTFVPDTKKVTELLKEFQKGHTHIALVTDPQGKVAGLITLEDVLEEIVGEIQDEYDIRNPA
- a CDS encoding CBS domain-containing protein yields the protein MAHLSVNGIESIRAKAQAMFINFSGILGKDVLCGDGTHLGRFWDVSVRSGEIYPRLDEIIVKRGSLRSSYASVPWSRVADIEDDLRLDARKEEIVFSPEPGEYEFLLRRDVLDQQVVDTYNHKVIRVNDVHLLRVDRDLMLAHVNIGLRGLVRRMGWERCVDLLVKNIFKKEAYLKNEELVSWKYIQPVSVNPASMTMKLAVSQKQLLSIPAADLSEIMFDLNSARRMVFFKALDAITKARIFENIEFEEQNMILKELDKKEAAQIITNMSPDEATDLLENLPRNMVENILTLMESAKAKKLSTLLGYSSDSAGGLMTTDFVSMSESTSVESAITYIKNETREFDTVPYIYVVDEKNHLKGATTVRRLLFAEPKDIVIKTVFQKTIYVHLKDSVKEVAYLMDKYKVSAIPVVDEKGVLHGIITMDDILSQVISIAWRKRPRAAKGI
- a CDS encoding Nramp family divalent metal transporter, translated to MNDQEGIRKPAPWKSFLIFLSIMGPGIITANVDNDAGGITTYSVAGAHFGYSMLWVFLPMAVALIVIQEMCSRMGVVTGKGLADLIREKFGVKVTFYAMLAFIISNLTNTVSEFSGIAASCEIFGIPRYVSLPIAAVLVWWIVVKGTYKSVEKIFLAACVFYFSYIITGFMGHPDWGAVLKEASHPMFSWRQDYIFMLMGVIGTTIAPWMQFYQQSAVVEKGIPVKDYKYARLDVIIGGIVVSIVAVFIIISCAATLFKSGIRIENAKDAALALRPLAGDHCASLFAFGLLNASLFSAMILPLATAYSVCEGLGWETGVDKRLKEAPQFYFLFTALIIIGAGVIMMPGVNLVMVMLVSQAANSVFLPFVLVFMIILINDKHLMGEYRNSVFFNVVSWATCMIVAGLTIALAVTAFLPKR
- a CDS encoding DUF502 domain-containing protein; this encodes MSKVRRYFVTGVLITLPVFFTFYFLFIIFRFIDGIWGKVINFYLKKYLGFVVPGLGFILGILTVLVIGFIATNFFGKKIFRAIEGRLMRLPLIRQVYPATKQIVNSFISKDKPAFKKVVLVEYPSKGIWSVAFVTNDGFRNAKEKTGKDLVSVFIATSPSPFTGFLIFVPREDVKFLDISVEEGIKLIVSGGIINP